tcaccacagcagaatgaaccaccaactattacagcatatgttttacgcagccgatgctcTTCTAGCCACAAtacatcactgagaaacatccagcCACTTGTCTGTCAATAtgcaaaatagttacatttcctcgtaAAATCAGGCTGGCGCCAAcagaatatacaaataaaaatcatgtgaatttgtatgaattagtacGAATTACAATacctaaaatagttacatttccagTGATATTTAGCTGGTGACAACAGAATATACAAATAAAGTAcgatgaatttgtacgaattagcaacttgtcaaacaatatctaaaatagttacatttcctagTGAAATCGAGCTGGCGACAACAgaatatacaaatgaaataagATGAATTAGCCAGATGTCTGAcaatacgtaaaatagttacTTTTCCTTGAAATCAGGCTGACGACAACAGAATATGCTAATAAAATCAGTTGAATTTGTAtgaataagccacttctgacaatacgttaaaaaaatagttacatttcctcgtgaaaTCCGGCTGATGACAACAGAATAAGCAAATAAAAtggtatgaatttgtacgaattagtaCGAATTACAATACCTAAAATAGTTACTTTTTCTTGTGAAATCAGGCTGACGACAACAGAATATGCTAATAAAATCAGattaatttgtacgaattagatgtCTTACAATacgtaaaatattaacatttcctCGTGAAATCGGGCTGTCGACAACAGAATATACAAATAAAACCGGATGAAtctgtatgaattagccacatttctgacaatacgtaaaatagttacatttccttgtgaaaTCAGGCTGACAACAACAGAATATACAAATAAAACCGGATGagtttgtacgaattagccacatgTCTGTCACTAGGTAAAATAGTTAGGTTTCCTTATGAAATCAGGCTGACAACAACAGAATATGCTTTCCATGTACAAACATCACAATAGTAGACTTCACGAAGAACATTTCAGTTTTTTAGTGCGGTGCAGATACAGAATAGGCTGAACAAAACCAGCTAGCACATAACAAAATAAGCCTGGAAACCACTTTGCAGGATCATACTCTTGCATTAGCATAGTATAGAGAGCAATGACAGCATAAGGGACATGTATGACAGCGACATTCACAGTAATTATCAGAATAAGATAAAACGCTCTTCTCCTCATGtggttttcctctttctttttctctcctggtcctgactgcttcagagctctgagaacagccacaagacaaaacaactggatggagaggaagaggaggaactGGGTTGAGAAGAGCAAAGTATATGCCGTCAAGTTGAGAGGGCTTAAAATAAATCTACATAAACAACAGCCTCCAAGAGTGATTATCCAGGCCATAGCACAGCAGATCAGtctatatctgagaggtttgaacttcagaaaggttacaggatgaaccactgccaggtaacgctcaacacacatcagacactgaaacagAGGACGACCAGTGACGGCAAGCCCTTGAACAAATATCACTAATGTTAAGAGAGACGAGCACATGCTTTTCAGTAAATAGAACAAAGAGTTTAGACAGTTGCCAATCTCACAGATGGAGAGATTGAGGTTGAAAAACTCTGATGCGATTTTACTTTTTGCTCCTGTAATGATGAGCCATAAAATGTAGAAGTGTGTTGGAGGACCAAGTAGGACATTGAGGGTGAAGAGACACGTTTCCAGATATGGTGTTGGGTCAGAGAAGTTGGCATACACGTCAGGTGTGCTCGAGTTCATTTTCGCCTCACTTTTCAGGACACAGTAACTGTGATTTGTTAGAAGAGAGAAGTAAATGACATTCaggttttaaagtaaataattaattaaatgtccaaaatgaaacaaaaagtgctcaggggtagcttaattaATGTGTCGGTGcactttgggtaagggattcataagaataaacagcaaaagtaagCCCAAGGCACTcggaaaatgtggaaaaaaaatatttaaaaaataaataaaaaaatatatataagtgcAATTGTATTTATTGGTTGTGTGCGTCTATTTATGTTAGTATGTGTTAATTGACATGTAACATGTCTAATATTAATTACTTGTCAATTGACAACCTTATTGGCACAACTGCATCCAAAAACAAGTCAAAAGTTGATTAAAGGATTGTCATCAAATCATTTcacatttttgatgcatttttattcatttcattttgacATTATGGTGTCCACGGGGTtcctaatattattttatttgggtatttaaagggatagtattagtttctttcttcggtAAAACAAAGAAACGATGTTTTAAAACTGAAATTGATTGGttaaagctgaaaacctttaaccacAGACTTCTATTTTAGGAAAAACAAAGTCAaagtttccaactttcttcaaaatataatttttgtgttcaacagaagaaatcatgaaggtttgaaacaagtaaagagttagtaaatgatgacaatattttcatttttgggtgaactatccctttaaataaagtattagtGCAATTCTATTTATTGTTTGTGTGCGTCTATTTGTTAGTATGTGTGGCTTTATTGTGTAGGAAGAGCATATGGTATGATATGTTCTTTAAATATAATGacaataaagacatttaaaaaaaaatgtatttctaaaacatgcaaataaactattaaatatgaCTAATAACCCCATTATGACACGTCATTCAACATAAAAAGACAAATTATCCAAATTTTAAAGAGAAGTTTATCACCTGTGATGTGAATATCCAGTCTCTTTGAATGTGCATAAATCTCTAAATCTCTGCGCCTTGTTTTGTGGACTGACTTCACAGCTGTTACAGGAATTTATGATTTCCACATATGCAAATATTCAATGGAAAGAAATTAAAAGAACTAAAAGGAAAATCCATCACTTTTGATATGACATATatatttgaacaaaaaataatggGAAATCTACTTTTTATATAAGTTAcgtttattataatattactgAATCAATTTTGACATTAATTCATACCAACAAAATTCATGGGAAGaatttctcagcctcctttgtttatgttgagatacagtcagaattactagcccccattgaatttttttacttttttaaatatttcccaaatgatttttaacagagcaaggaaattttcacagtatgtctgataatatttgttcttctggagaaagtcttatttgttttatttcggctagaataaaagcagcttttaattttgtaaacaacattttaaggtcaaaattattagttagattgttttttcgatagtctacagaacaaaccatcattatacgataacttgcctaatatctagct
The genomic region above belongs to Danio rerio strain Tuebingen ecotype United States chromosome 21, GRCz12tu, whole genome shotgun sequence and contains:
- the LOC141379880 gene encoding P2Y purinoceptor 8-like → MEKRDCEVSPQNKAQRFRDLCTFKETGYSHHSYCVLKSEAKMNSSTPDVYANFSDPTPYLETCLFTLNVLLGPPTHFYILWLIITGAKSKIASEFFNLNLSICEIGNCLNSLFYLLKSMCSSLLTLVIFVQGLAVTGRPLFQCLMCVERYLAVVHPVTFLKFKPLRYRLICCAMAWIITLGGCCLCRFILSPLNLTAYTLLFSTQFLLFLSIQLFCLVAVLRALKQSGPGEKKKEENHMRRRAFYLILIITVNVAVIHVPYAVIALYTMLMQEYDPAKWFPGLFCYVLAGFVQPILYLHRTKKLKCSS